A section of the Schistosoma haematobium chromosome ZW, whole genome shotgun sequence genome encodes:
- a CDS encoding hypothetical protein (EggNog:ENOG410VWMT), protein MDHPEPISKRPIEIPQCRKGFNLDEAKNFIDQIMEVFRSLDDMTDLRSMYETGKQLSRSYFDCHTYRLELAQYLTNCDYPAFASKMMKKLNNMGVFKNDDIWFSSFYFYNTTWNFSDIWPEFATALAIAGLPNLLNLNIGHQPYLENLSSKNVYYLIKASLSIIHNIARVPGNTHYFASESVRQALLHLAQREEEFLRCVSTLCLAHIITESEIHLITDISNGGIDLLRILFGYVTSARVSEKRRCHGFQVLELLSSVAALSVLDPVKANLLSSPVNVNLIAGTNNNQSTEHSMTCLSLLKELIETALLPNSSPVSVREAEEAVRILWNTVFDSSICTGVLQIQLTSWLSDTMANHAVALQTYKSLSRAIESINWQLNTCISKNSKNEPTECGPVLLCFSPSNRIAVNRVADRLRDAGIMLNSIPFGPEVIPSVDASATGLTMCAANATNHAQWVESIEQASVMIAFLSDSFRLSPGCRWEVEHFSSFYTNVYSKPIIPVILQPKFKLTGWLNRLISQHPIDFNGKRDPEASYDALISQVKEFYGEAKKRAEAAALVAAQHQLSIDAKKHLTTSGDTGFPGIPNSDVTLNHVNASPAVSSRGSLGPSPGIKREDPIHLSNQIGLQKICNQNMIPVQSNITSRPLATNAWRHAIRPSVRNWSTCKVASWLKFRGLGHVPSQIAGGIDGVLLSQLAGLRIWAPEYFTHCLRSELGLGFADSLRFLEALDELAPEDSDGHDVEDVDDCVDGRPHLGNHDGASSRA, encoded by the coding sequence ATGGATCATCCAGAGCCGATTTCTAAACGTCCTATAGAAATTCCACAATGTCGTAAAGGTTTCAATTTAGATGAAGCAAAAAACTTTATCGATCAAATTATGGAAGTATTTCGTAGTTTAGATGATATGACAGATCTACGTTCAATGTATGAAACTGGTAAACAACTAAGTCGATCATATTTTGATTGTCATACGTATCGTTTGGAATTAGCTCAGTATTTAACTAATTGTGATTATCCTGCCTTTGCGTCGAAAATGATGAAAAAATTGAATAATATGGGTGTGTTCAAGAATGATGATATTTGGTtctcttcattttatttctataatACAACATGGAatttttctgatatttggccgGAATTTGCCACTGCTTTAGCAATTGCTGGTCTACCAAATCTACTTAATTTAAATATTGGACATCAACCATATTTAGAGAATTTAAGTAgtaaaaatgtatattatttaattaaagctAGTTTATCTATCATACATAATATAGCTCGTGTTCCAGGTAATACACATTATTTTGCATCTGAATCAGTTCGACAAGCTCTATTACATTTAGCTCAACGTGAAGAAGAATTTCTACGCTGTGTTTCCACACTTTGTTTAGCGCACATTATTACTGAGTCagaaattcatttaattactgACATATCAAATGGTGGTATTGATTTGTTAAGAATTTTATTTGGCTATGTCACATCAGCTCGTGTTTCTGAGAAACGAAGATGTCATGGATTCCAAGTGCTTGAATTGTTATCCTCTGTTGCCGCTTTATCTGTTCTTGATCCCGTCAAGGCGAATTTATTGTCATCACCTGTTAATGTGAATTTGATTGCTGgtacaaataataatcaaagcACAGAGCATAGTATGACATGTCTAAGTTTACTGAAAGAATTAATTGAAACTGCATTACTTCCTAATTCTAGTCCTGTTTCTGTTAGAGAAGCAGAAGAAGCAGTTCGTATCTTATGGAATACAGTTTttgattcatccatttgcaCAGGAGTTTTACAGATACAATTAACAAGTTGGTTAAGTGACACTATGGCAAATCATGCAGTTGCTTTACAAACTTATAAATCTCTTTCACGTGCAATCGAATCTATTAATTGGCAATTGAATACTTGTATTTCGAAAAATTCTAAAAATGAACCTACAGAGTGTGGTCCTGTATTATTATGTTTCTCACCGTCTAACCGTATTGCTGTTAACCGAGTGGCTGATCGTTTAAGAGATGCTGGGATTATGCTTAACAGTATTCCATTTGGTCCCGAAGTAATACCATCAGTAGATGCTTCAGCAACTGGACTTACTATGTGTGCGGCTAATGCTACAAATCATGCTCAGTGGGTTGAATCTATTGAACAAGCCTCAGTTATGATCGCATTTTTAAGTGATTCATTTCGCTTAAGTCCTGGTTGTCGATGGGAAGTGGAACATTTTTCTAGTTTTTATACAAACGTATACTCAAAACCTATTATTCCTGTTATACTACAACCAAAATTTAAGTTGACTGGCTGGCTGAATCGTCTCATTTCTCAACATCCTATTGATTTCAATGGTAAACGGGATCCAGAAGCAAGCTATGATGCTTTAATTAGCCAGGTAAAAGAATTTTATGGAGAGGCAAAGAAGCGTGCGGAGGCTGCTGCCTTAGTTGCAGCACAACATCAGTTATCCATTGATGCCAAAAAACACTTAACAACTTCAGGCGATACTGGATTCCCCGGGATACCCAATTCAGATGTAACGTTGAATCACGTCAATGCAAGCCCCGCAGTTAGTAGTCGGGGTTCTCTGGGTCCGTCTCCAGGCATTAAACGTGAAGATCCAATTCATCTAAGTAATCAGATAGGATTACAGAAGATTTGCAATCAAAACATGATTCCTGTGCAATCGAATATTACATCCCGACCTTTGGCGACTAATGCCTGGCGTCATGCTATTCGTCCTTCAGTTCGTAATTGGTCAACCTGCAAGGTTGCTTCATGGTTGAAATTTCGCGGATTGGGCCATGTACCTTCTCAAATAGCTGGTGGCATAGATGGTGTTTTATTGTCCCAGTTAGCTGGTTTACGCATTTGGGCTCCCGAGTACTTCACTCACTGTTTACGATCTGAACTAGGTCTTGGTTTTGCTGATTCTCTACGCTTCTTAGAAGCGTTAGACGAGCTTGCTCCGGAGGATAGTGATGGCCATGATGTTGAAGATGTTGATGATTGTGTAGATGGACGTCCGCATTTGGGAAATCATGATGGGGCATCGTCTAGAGCATAG
- the ARMH1_1 gene encoding Armadillo-like helical domain containing protein 1 (EggNog:ENOG410V8V8~COG:S), giving the protein MAKSMSEETQESARDLLEILAEGNPRFSDQVYKGLIGVLPCNSPKAQQLALQSIRILQAKRNTANRALIDRIIYLLESLHLEVQSAVIELLRVLMGFDIADDILMALITLLKPQHEIQLGKLFTEATSDDNDDEISSYHMDSNEESYPSHPIPLVSRNISGIPEMKPLSMSNTKSTKLNVKYPSTCANGNSGKTEKTMKKNHRHQNQGSDSEFDGNEPLSVFVQQAAAAKCLRILSQDSSTVSRKIIKMGALSNLLYAMGNLEFSDSQRQASLALEYLCRTYPLVDEVVSEAMGPVLHEEFIKSPDSHYLQMTPLQADILVSNKVNYTGEGL; this is encoded by the exons ATGGCCAAGTCAATGTCAGAGGAAACACAAGAGTCTGCTAGAGATTTATTAGAAATATTAGCTGAAGGCAATCCTCGTTTCTCTGATCAAGTTTACAAAGGATTAATTGGCGTTTTACCATGTAATTCACCAAAAGCTCAACAATTAGCACTTCAAAGTATACGAATTTTACAG gcAAAGCGTAATACTGCCAATAGGGCCTTAATCGACAGAATAATCTACTTACTGGAGTCATTGCATTTGGAAGTCCAATCAGCAG TTATTGAATTACTTCGTGTTCTGATGGGATTCGATATTGCTGATGATATATTAATGGCTTTAATTACCTTGTTAAAACCTCAGCATGAAATACAGCTGGGCAAATTATTCACTGAAGCAACATCAGATGATAACGATGATGAAATAAGTTCATATCATATGGACAGTAATGAGGAAAGTTATC CTTCTCATCCTATCCCGTTAGTTAGTCGTAATATTAGTGGCATACCAGAAATGAAACCTTTATCTATGAGCAATACAAAGTCAACTAAATTAAATGTCAAATACCCTAGCACTTGTGCTAACGGTAACAGCGGTAAAACAGAAAAAACGATGAAAAAGAATCATAGACATCAAAATCAAGGGTCAGATTCAGAATTCGATGGTAATGAACCATTATCGGTGTTCGTTCAACAAGCAGCTGCAGCTAAATGTCTACG CATTCTCTCGCAAGATTCTTCAACAGTATCAAGAAAGATAATCAAG ATGGGCGCTTTATCAAATCTTTTATATGCTATGGGTAATCTTGAATTTTCAGATAGTCAACGACAAGCTAGTTTAGCTTTAGAG TATCTTTGCCGAACGTATCCTTTAGTAGATGAAGTTGTTTCTGAGGCAATGGGTCCAGTTTTACATGAGGAATTCATT AAAAGTCCTGATTCACACTATCTACAAATGACTCCATTACAAGCAGATATTTTAGTTTCGAATAAAGTGAATTATACAGGAG AGGGATTatga
- the ARMH1_1 gene encoding Armadillo-like helical domain containing protein 1, variant 2 (EggNog:ENOG410V8V8~COG:S): MIMASAKQDIATYNVTHLLRQWDCSSEEKRRQLLDDFIKQYYDCTGPDLESEFAQMASLFLARICVWIKLTYMSGTCLTEQLQALHIFLSASNSYNYLLEFLEHGGVLCLQEVCISSSAKEVDKRWALKVLSCVANGGTHYKETICECYGIRAVAECMAKSMSEETQESARDLLEILAEGNPRFSDQVYKGLIGVLPCNSPKAQQLALQSIRILQAKRNTANRALIDRIIYLLESLHLEVQSAVIELLRVLMGFDIADDILMALITLLKPQHEIQLGKLFTEATSDDNDDEISSYHMDSNEESYPSHPIPLVSRNISGIPEMKPLSMSNTKSTKLNVKYPSTCANGNSGKTEKTMKKNHRHQNQGSDSEFDGNEPLSVFVQQAAAAKCLRILSQDSSTVSRKIIKMGALSNLLYAMGNLEFSDSQRQASLALEYLCRTYPLVDEVVSEAMGPVLHEEFIKSPDSHYLQMTPLQADILVSNKVNYTGEGL; the protein is encoded by the exons ATCATGGCATCTGCGAAACAGGATATTGCTACGTATAATGTAACTCATTTATTACGTCAGTGGGATTGTTCATCTGAAGAAAAACGTCGTCAGCTTCTTGACGATTTCATTAAACAATACTATGATTGTACTGGACCCGATTTAGAATCAGAATTCGCCCAAATGGCTAGTTTATTTTTGGCTAGAATATGCGTATGGATAAAATTAAC TTACATGTCAGGAACTTGTCTAACAGAACAGCTTCAAGCTcttcatatatttttatcagcTTCAAACAG CTATAATTATTTACTAGAGTTTTTGGAGCATGGTGGTGTATTGTGTTTACAGGAAGTATGCATTTCATCGAGTGCAAAAGAAGTGGATAAACGTTGGGCGCTTAAAGTATTATCTTGCGTTGCCAATGGTGGTACACATTATAAGGAGACAATTTGTGAATGTTATG GTATTCGTGCTGTTGCTGAATGTATGGCCAAGTCAATGTCAGAGGAAACACAAGAGTCTGCTAGAGATTTATTAGAAATATTAGCTGAAGGCAATCCTCGTTTCTCTGATCAAGTTTACAAAGGATTAATTGGCGTTTTACCATGTAATTCACCAAAAGCTCAACAATTAGCACTTCAAAGTATACGAATTTTACAG gcAAAGCGTAATACTGCCAATAGGGCCTTAATCGACAGAATAATCTACTTACTGGAGTCATTGCATTTGGAAGTCCAATCAGCAG TTATTGAATTACTTCGTGTTCTGATGGGATTCGATATTGCTGATGATATATTAATGGCTTTAATTACCTTGTTAAAACCTCAGCATGAAATACAGCTGGGCAAATTATTCACTGAAGCAACATCAGATGATAACGATGATGAAATAAGTTCATATCATATGGACAGTAATGAGGAAAGTTATC CTTCTCATCCTATCCCGTTAGTTAGTCGTAATATTAGTGGCATACCAGAAATGAAACCTTTATCTATGAGCAATACAAAGTCAACTAAATTAAATGTCAAATACCCTAGCACTTGTGCTAACGGTAACAGCGGTAAAACAGAAAAAACGATGAAAAAGAATCATAGACATCAAAATCAAGGGTCAGATTCAGAATTCGATGGTAATGAACCATTATCGGTGTTCGTTCAACAAGCAGCTGCAGCTAAATGTCTACG CATTCTCTCGCAAGATTCTTCAACAGTATCAAGAAAGATAATCAAG ATGGGCGCTTTATCAAATCTTTTATATGCTATGGGTAATCTTGAATTTTCAGATAGTCAACGACAAGCTAGTTTAGCTTTAGAG TATCTTTGCCGAACGTATCCTTTAGTAGATGAAGTTGTTTCTGAGGCAATGGGTCCAGTTTTACATGAGGAATTCATT AAAAGTCCTGATTCACACTATCTACAAATGACTCCATTACAAGCAGATATTTTAGTTTCGAATAAAGTGAATTATACAGGAG AGGGATTatga